A single genomic interval of Synechococcales cyanobacterium T60_A2020_003 harbors:
- a CDS encoding CBS domain-containing protein, whose translation MLKAKDVMNPKIVTISGASTVADAVSLMKGHKIHTLIVDRRNLDDPYGIVTETDVVYKVAAYGLDPWKVRVYEIMTKPCIVVSPDLGLEYVARLFANTGIHQAPVIEGELLGVISIGDLLHKSHLVERPRRLYIEDEIEAARDYARQVAAEKGETSSEAAAAWDVVEELQAEVSHRREQTTPPKKTAFQLYCEANPDAPECRVYDD comes from the coding sequence ATGTTAAAAGCCAAAGATGTTATGAACCCGAAAATCGTCACGATCAGCGGTGCATCCACGGTTGCCGACGCTGTGAGCTTGATGAAGGGGCACAAAATCCATACGCTGATTGTGGATCGACGCAACCTGGACGATCCCTACGGCATCGTGACTGAAACGGATGTGGTGTACAAAGTTGCAGCCTATGGTCTGGATCCGTGGAAGGTTCGCGTGTATGAGATCATGACCAAGCCGTGCATTGTCGTCAGTCCCGATTTAGGCCTAGAGTACGTGGCTCGTCTGTTTGCAAACACCGGGATTCACCAAGCGCCCGTGATTGAGGGCGAGTTGCTAGGGGTCATTTCCATTGGTGATCTGCTGCATAAGAGCCACTTGGTTGAAAGGCCGCGCCGCTTGTATATCGAGGATGAAATTGAGGCCGCTCGCGACTATGCCCGCCAAGTGGCTGCCGAAAAGGGAGAAACGTCTTCCGAAGCGGCGGCGGCCTGGGATGTGGTCGAAGAACTCCAAGCCGAAGTCTCCCATCGTCGGGAGCAAACAACACCCCCTAAGAAAACCGCCTTTCAGCTCTACTGTGAAGCGAATCCCGATGCGCCAGAATGCCGAGTCTACGATGATTAA